A single Saccharolobus shibatae B12 DNA region contains:
- a CDS encoding 50S ribosomal protein L21e — translation MVKHSRGYRTRSRSLLRKSPRERGAVPSLSRLMVEYKEGDKVVIKINPSVHSGMPHRRYQGKVGKIIGKRGRAYLVSVTLGDKEKVIIVRPEHLVSFSSSG, via the coding sequence ATGGTTAAACATTCGAGGGGTTATCGAACTAGATCAAGGAGTTTATTGAGAAAGAGTCCTAGAGAGAGAGGTGCAGTTCCATCTCTAAGCAGATTAATGGTTGAATATAAGGAAGGAGATAAGGTCGTAATAAAGATAAACCCATCAGTACATTCCGGTATGCCTCATAGGCGGTATCAAGGCAAAGTAGGGAAAATTATTGGAAAACGAGGTAGGGCATATTTAGTTTCGGTCACATTGGGCGATAAGGAAAAGGTAATAATTGTTAGGCCTGAACATTTGGTTTCTTTTAGTTCTAGTGGGTGA
- a CDS encoding FKBP-type peptidyl-prolyl cis-trans isomerase, protein MFKNNDFIYIEYTARIKDTGEIVDTTNEEEAKKANIYDETRTYGPRLVILGENRLIKGLEEALYNFNLNEEKTIEIPPEKAYGERDNSKIKIVPLGELRRQGITPVPNNVLRLSDGSLAVIRSVSGGRVVLDLNHPLAGRTLVYNVKVVKVLDNAKDKVMALIERRFSSKYASGFNVELDDGKKSVRITIPKDLYLVEDLQINVYSLAYEIVNYVLADYTVEILQQYTKSTFSSS, encoded by the coding sequence ATGTTTAAGAATAACGACTTTATTTATATCGAATACACTGCAAGAATCAAGGATACTGGAGAAATTGTTGATACAACTAATGAAGAGGAGGCAAAGAAGGCTAATATTTATGATGAGACTAGAACTTATGGTCCTAGACTTGTGATTTTAGGTGAAAATAGGCTAATTAAGGGATTGGAAGAGGCTTTATATAATTTTAATTTGAACGAGGAGAAAACAATAGAAATCCCACCTGAGAAGGCATATGGTGAGAGGGATAATAGTAAAATTAAGATTGTACCTCTAGGAGAATTGAGAAGACAAGGTATAACGCCAGTTCCAAACAATGTATTAAGATTAAGTGATGGTAGTCTTGCAGTAATAAGGAGTGTAAGTGGAGGTAGGGTTGTTTTAGATCTAAATCATCCACTTGCTGGAAGGACTTTGGTGTATAATGTTAAGGTCGTCAAGGTTCTCGATAACGCTAAGGATAAGGTTATGGCTTTGATCGAGAGGAGATTTTCCTCAAAGTACGCCAGTGGTTTTAACGTCGAGCTTGATGATGGGAAGAAGAGTGTTAGAATTACTATACCAAAGGATCTTTATCTGGTGGAGGATTTACAGATTAATGTTTACTCTTTAGCTTATGAAATAGTAAACTATGTTTTGGCAGATTATACTGTGGAGATTTTACAACAATATACTAAAAGTACTTTCTCTTCATCTTAA
- a CDS encoding 16S ribosomal RNA methyltransferase A codes for MSYVDTGIRPILEIGCGKGNITKFLEPDICIELDKKMTDYLKNYNLVIADARYLPILRGQLVSSLPYQITSDFFKEVVKLDNIPKLTLILQKDFVDKILNDPTYISFLLNYVFDIQTKDIIPPRCFSPRPKVYSIITVFNRIREYNEDVDSLISCISRYRNKTLKKASKLCGLSSDNNLKVREFKPWQVLELLNSVGLSYV; via the coding sequence ATTTCATACGTGGATACTGGAATCAGACCTATTTTAGAGATTGGATGTGGAAAAGGGAATATTACTAAGTTTTTAGAACCCGATATTTGTATTGAATTAGATAAGAAAATGACAGACTATTTGAAAAATTATAATCTTGTAATAGCAGATGCGAGATATTTGCCAATACTAAGGGGTCAATTGGTTTCTTCTCTACCTTACCAGATAACTTCAGATTTTTTCAAGGAGGTAGTTAAACTTGACAATATACCTAAGCTTACATTGATTTTGCAAAAGGATTTTGTGGATAAGATTCTTAACGATCCTACATATATTTCTTTTTTGCTTAATTATGTGTTTGATATACAGACTAAAGACATAATTCCACCAAGATGTTTCAGTCCTCGTCCAAAAGTCTATTCAATTATTACAGTTTTTAATAGGATAAGAGAATATAATGAAGATGTTGATAGTTTAATTTCATGTATTAGTAGATATAGGAATAAAACTTTAAAAAAGGCTTCTAAGTTGTGTGGGCTTAGTTCAGATAATAATTTGAAGGTGAGGGAATTTAAACCTTGGCAAGTGTTAGAATTGTTGAATTCCGTGGGATTAAGTTATGTTTGA
- a CDS encoding spermidine synthase, with product MFGWHWLLEWQTPYEFHGHLIEKVFAEEKTPYQHVTLVEFTRFGKGLIIDGKVQSTLYDEHIYHELLVHPLLLSLPKPPKNVLILGGGEGATLREVLKYKSVEKAVMVDIDEKVIEFAKKYLYEWHQGAFEDKRTNLVITNGLRFINETKDKYDAIILDLTDPIKDSTSYMLYTKEFYEKLRGILNQGGGIVTQATSPSFSLEVYVTIYNTIKEVFKEASASYTYMASFDGLWGFVYGGVRPDLLSEDEVNSRIRERISGQLRFYDGYSHKISFSLPKNVKSEFQKITKVSTEKDPIYVPA from the coding sequence ATGTTTGGTTGGCATTGGCTTCTAGAATGGCAAACGCCATACGAGTTTCACGGTCACCTAATAGAAAAAGTATTCGCTGAAGAGAAGACCCCGTATCAACACGTTACATTAGTAGAATTTACCAGGTTTGGAAAAGGACTTATAATAGATGGAAAAGTACAATCAACTCTTTACGATGAGCACATTTATCATGAATTGTTAGTTCACCCCTTATTGCTATCATTGCCAAAACCTCCTAAGAATGTACTAATTTTAGGTGGCGGAGAGGGCGCAACTCTTAGGGAGGTTCTTAAGTATAAGTCTGTAGAAAAAGCAGTAATGGTTGATATAGACGAGAAGGTTATAGAATTTGCTAAGAAATATTTATATGAATGGCATCAAGGAGCTTTTGAGGATAAGAGGACTAACCTAGTAATTACTAATGGTCTAAGGTTTATAAATGAAACAAAGGATAAATACGATGCTATAATTCTAGACCTAACAGATCCGATCAAGGATTCCACGTCATATATGCTTTACACTAAGGAGTTCTATGAGAAATTGAGAGGAATATTAAATCAAGGAGGTGGTATAGTAACACAAGCTACATCTCCATCATTTTCTCTAGAAGTATATGTGACGATTTACAATACTATAAAGGAGGTGTTTAAGGAGGCCTCAGCTTCATACACATATATGGCATCCTTTGATGGATTATGGGGATTCGTTTATGGGGGAGTAAGGCCAGACTTACTTTCGGAGGATGAAGTAAATTCCAGAATAAGGGAACGTATTAGTGGACAGCTAAGGTTCTATGATGGCTATTCTCATAAGATTTCGTTTAGTTTGCCTAAGAATGTAAAAAGTGAATTCCAGAAGATAACCAAAGTATCCACGGAGAAAGATCCGATTTACGTTCCTGCGTAA
- a CDS encoding DUF655 domain-containing protein — MQRKRVVKERVVYVLDYMREGNPLDRHKFHKDKPLIQAVGEDYFLLLELTPLSYNLDFFPEDKIELDSNSSVKVDAHISYEDLTSVSKDNLPKILHKIVLEKEKVFVEIFNKAEPLTLKLHALELLPNIGKKTLRIILEERKKKPFESFKDIETRIGVKDVASILVERIMKEMQGGEKYYLFVYPLVSDENKRLEQQFIYVGYIEKLK; from the coding sequence TTGCAAAGAAAAAGGGTAGTAAAGGAGCGAGTAGTGTATGTTTTAGATTATATGAGGGAAGGTAATCCATTAGATAGGCATAAGTTTCACAAGGATAAGCCTCTTATTCAAGCTGTAGGGGAGGATTACTTCTTATTGCTTGAACTCACTCCTCTATCTTATAATTTGGATTTCTTTCCCGAGGATAAGATTGAATTGGACTCAAATTCCAGTGTTAAGGTAGATGCTCATATTTCTTACGAGGATCTTACATCAGTATCTAAAGATAATTTGCCTAAGATCTTGCATAAAATAGTTTTAGAGAAAGAAAAAGTCTTCGTGGAGATTTTTAACAAGGCTGAACCATTAACGTTAAAGCTTCATGCGTTGGAGTTATTGCCAAACATTGGTAAAAAGACTTTAAGAATAATTCTGGAGGAAAGAAAGAAGAAACCCTTTGAGAGTTTTAAAGATATAGAGACGCGTATAGGCGTTAAGGATGTGGCTTCAATACTAGTAGAGAGGATAATGAAGGAGATGCAAGGTGGAGAGAAATACTATCTGTTTGTATATCCTCTTGTATCAGATGAAAATAAAAGATTAGAACAGCAATTCATTTACGTGGGTTATATTGAAAAGCTAAAGTAA
- a CDS encoding 50S ribosomal protein L37e, translating into MKGTPSFGKMNKSHTHIRCRRCGRNAYNVSKHYCAACGFGKTKKIRRYSWQNKKVNGVRIR; encoded by the coding sequence GTGAAAGGCACACCGTCATTTGGAAAGATGAACAAATCTCATACTCATATAAGGTGTAGGAGATGTGGTAGGAACGCTTATAACGTAAGTAAACACTACTGTGCAGCTTGTGGATTTGGAAAGACGAAGAAGATAAGGAGATACAGTTGGCAAAATAAAAAGGTCAATGGGGTCAGAATAAGATAA
- the spn gene encoding bifunctional sugar-1-phosphate nucleotidylyltransferase/acetyltransferase, translating into MKAVVLAAGKGERLEPITHTRPKPFVPVLDTPLILRNIRIVKKYVNDVVIVINSNHKEYFKLIEGVSLVEQTEGKGTAAALRAVKKYLERDDEFLVIYGDLLFEEEAVEKIVNTHGEAILATESDDPKKYGVIVKDSENRLVRIVEKPENPPSKLINAGIYKLTYDIFSYIDKIGLSSRGELELTDAVNLIGNKVKVVTYNGIWLDIGRPWDLIEANKVLLDKEKDRNLGVMEENVKIKGKAIIEDGVVIKSGTYIEGPVYIGKNSVIGPNAYIRPYSVIGSNVKVGAFNEIKESVIMENTKIPHLSYVGDSVICEDVNFGAGTITANLRFDEKEVKVNIKNERVGSGRKKLGAIVGAHVRTGINVSILPGVKIGAYAWIYPGAIVDRDVEKGEKFVPYYLRRSSGT; encoded by the coding sequence TTGAAAGCAGTAGTGTTAGCGGCGGGTAAAGGAGAGAGATTAGAGCCAATAACTCATACAAGACCTAAACCTTTTGTTCCTGTTCTTGATACTCCTTTAATTTTAAGAAATATTAGAATAGTTAAGAAATATGTTAATGATGTTGTAATTGTAATAAATTCAAATCATAAGGAATATTTTAAACTTATTGAAGGAGTTAGCCTAGTTGAACAGACTGAAGGAAAAGGTACTGCGGCAGCTTTACGAGCAGTGAAAAAATATCTTGAGAGAGATGACGAATTTTTAGTTATATATGGGGATCTTCTTTTTGAAGAAGAAGCAGTAGAGAAAATAGTTAACACTCACGGAGAAGCAATTCTAGCTACAGAATCCGACGATCCTAAAAAATATGGCGTTATAGTTAAAGATTCGGAAAATAGACTAGTGAGAATAGTTGAAAAACCCGAAAATCCTCCTTCGAAATTAATCAATGCAGGTATCTATAAGCTTACCTATGATATTTTCTCATATATAGACAAAATAGGTTTATCAAGCAGAGGTGAACTTGAACTTACAGATGCTGTAAATCTTATCGGAAATAAGGTGAAGGTAGTTACATACAATGGGATATGGTTAGATATAGGAAGGCCTTGGGATTTAATAGAGGCTAATAAGGTCCTTTTAGATAAGGAGAAGGATAGAAATCTAGGTGTGATGGAGGAGAATGTCAAAATTAAAGGTAAGGCAATTATTGAAGATGGTGTTGTAATAAAATCTGGTACCTATATAGAGGGTCCCGTTTATATAGGCAAAAATTCTGTTATCGGACCCAATGCCTATATAAGGCCATATAGCGTGATAGGAAGTAACGTTAAGGTGGGTGCGTTCAATGAGATAAAGGAGAGTGTGATAATGGAAAATACAAAGATACCGCATTTAAGTTATGTCGGCGATAGTGTAATCTGTGAAGATGTGAATTTTGGGGCAGGAACGATAACAGCTAATCTACGATTTGATGAAAAGGAAGTTAAAGTCAATATAAAAAATGAAAGGGTAGGCAGTGGAAGAAAGAAATTAGGTGCAATAGTAGGCGCTCATGTAAGAACTGGGATTAACGTATCCATATTGCCTGGAGTAAAGATTGGTGCATATGCTTGGATTTATCCAGGTGCTATCGTAGATAGGGATGTTGAGAAAGGTGAGAAATTTGTTCCATACTACTTAAGAAGGTCTAGCGGTACTTGA
- a CDS encoding HemK2/MTQ2 family protein methyltransferase, with the protein MASVRIVEFRGIKLCLNDQTYEPSHDTDILLNLVKVGKGDKVLDMGSGSGILGIWSLIMGGKVMFVDINPYATTSTLCSLKVNNLYNSPNYLGVLNCDLLSCLRKYNFDAAIFNPPYLPVEEYNEWIGYSWSGGKDGSKVLVDFLKTVKANRIYTLYSSLSDEDRILYAINKGRFKISQKYEKVIGYERLIGLELVKEDDKGSFSRA; encoded by the coding sequence TTGGCAAGTGTTAGAATTGTTGAATTCCGTGGGATTAAGTTATGTTTGAATGATCAGACGTATGAACCTTCTCATGATACCGATATTCTACTTAACTTAGTAAAGGTAGGTAAAGGGGATAAGGTCTTAGATATGGGATCTGGTTCTGGGATTTTAGGAATATGGTCTCTGATAATGGGAGGAAAGGTAATGTTTGTAGATATAAATCCATATGCGACAACATCTACATTATGTTCCTTAAAAGTTAATAATCTGTATAATAGTCCAAATTATTTAGGTGTTCTTAATTGCGATTTGTTGTCTTGTCTTAGAAAGTATAATTTTGATGCAGCTATTTTTAACCCTCCCTATTTACCAGTGGAGGAGTATAATGAATGGATAGGGTATAGTTGGTCTGGTGGAAAGGATGGAAGTAAAGTTCTTGTTGATTTTTTAAAAACTGTAAAAGCTAATAGAATTTATACCCTATATTCTTCTTTAAGTGATGAAGATAGGATATTATATGCTATTAATAAGGGAAGATTCAAAATTTCACAGAAGTATGAGAAGGTTATTGGGTATGAGAGATTGATAGGATTGGAGTTGGTGAAGGAGGATGATAAGGGTAGTTTTAGTAGAGCCTGA
- a CDS encoding LSM domain-containing protein: protein MAETAHKVLAESLNNLVLVKLKGNKEVRGTLRSYDQHMNLVLSDSEEIQSDGSGKKLGTIVIRGDNVILISPLQTS from the coding sequence TTGGCAGAAACAGCGCATAAGGTGTTGGCAGAGTCATTAAATAATCTAGTATTAGTTAAACTAAAGGGAAATAAGGAAGTAAGAGGCACACTGAGGAGCTATGATCAGCATATGAATTTAGTCCTATCAGACTCAGAAGAGATACAAAGTGATGGTAGTGGTAAAAAGTTAGGAACCATAGTAATAAGAGGAGATAACGTAATTCTAATTTCTCCTCTACAAACTTCTTAG
- a CDS encoding NAD(P)-dependent glycerol-1-phosphate dehydrogenase, with the protein MNVKEHVISLPRRVFVGHDIIYDISIYFSQLGITPPFLIVTGTKYTKKIADKVIENLPKDAKYELIEIDTATLDDVYKVEEVVKKVNPNVLLGIGGGKVIDVTKYAAFRNNLEFVSIPTSPSHDGITSPFASIKGLQKPVSVKAKEPLAIIADIEILSLSPRRLINAGIGDTIGKIIAVRDWRLAAKLRGEYYGDYTASLALMSAKHAFQCTKIINKDIKYGVRMLIEALISSGVAMGMAGSTRPASGSEHLFAHAVELLHPEGVLHGELVGLGTIIMAYLHGINWKIIRDRLKKIGFPVKAKDLGLSDEEVIKALTIAHTIRPERYTILGDRGLTWSSAEKIARVTKIID; encoded by the coding sequence GTGAATGTAAAAGAACACGTAATCAGTTTACCTAGAAGGGTTTTCGTAGGACATGACATAATATATGACATTTCTATTTACTTCTCGCAACTAGGCATAACTCCTCCATTTCTAATAGTCACAGGAACAAAATATACTAAGAAAATAGCGGATAAAGTTATAGAAAATCTTCCAAAAGATGCTAAATATGAGCTAATCGAAATAGATACTGCTACTTTAGACGATGTATATAAGGTAGAGGAGGTTGTTAAGAAGGTTAATCCTAATGTATTGCTAGGAATAGGTGGAGGGAAAGTTATAGACGTTACGAAATACGCAGCGTTTAGGAATAACCTAGAATTCGTCAGTATACCTACCTCTCCATCACACGACGGAATCACATCGCCATTCGCTTCAATAAAAGGTTTACAAAAGCCAGTTTCGGTAAAGGCAAAAGAACCATTAGCAATTATTGCAGACATAGAAATTCTAAGCTTGTCCCCAAGAAGATTAATAAACGCAGGAATAGGGGATACGATAGGGAAAATAATAGCAGTGAGAGATTGGAGGTTAGCGGCTAAGTTAAGAGGAGAATATTATGGCGATTACACGGCATCTTTAGCGTTAATGTCAGCAAAACACGCATTTCAATGCACTAAGATAATAAATAAGGACATAAAGTACGGTGTAAGAATGCTAATAGAAGCACTAATAAGTAGCGGAGTAGCAATGGGAATGGCTGGAAGCACCAGACCAGCAAGTGGCTCTGAACATCTCTTTGCCCATGCGGTTGAGTTATTACACCCGGAGGGGGTATTGCATGGTGAACTTGTTGGTTTAGGAACAATTATTATGGCCTACCTGCATGGCATAAATTGGAAAATAATAAGAGACAGACTTAAAAAAATAGGATTCCCAGTAAAAGCCAAAGACTTAGGTCTTTCTGATGAAGAAGTAATAAAAGCCTTAACCATAGCTCATACTATAAGACCAGAGAGGTACACAATCTTAGGGGATAGGGGTTTAACTTGGAGTTCTGCAGAAAAAATAGCAAGAGTAACAAAAATTATAGATTAA
- the trmJ gene encoding tRNA (cytidine-2'-O-)-methyltransferase TrmJ, whose protein sequence is MIRVVLVEPEGEYNIGFVARLCRNFLVDELYIVNPRANVSEAFKFSAGGKEFLEKAKIVNSFDEAINDVDIKIATSSIADNNGDILRKSIRPWELLSLIQGKKVALVFGRESVGLTREEIFKCDFLLYIPANPSYPVLNLSHAVGIVLYEIWKNRELLNNPQTSTISDQSIKLIDKYAEILYKMLKRSDDDYKMYIALKRAIIKGVKDEEEARVIVHFLRKLYTRIIHNEKEMNNVS, encoded by the coding sequence ATGATAAGGGTAGTTTTAGTAGAGCCTGAAGGTGAATATAACATTGGTTTTGTTGCCAGATTATGTAGAAATTTTTTGGTTGATGAACTCTATATAGTTAATCCAAGGGCCAATGTTTCTGAGGCTTTCAAGTTTTCCGCCGGTGGGAAAGAATTTTTAGAGAAGGCTAAAATTGTAAATAGCTTTGATGAGGCTATAAATGACGTCGATATTAAGATAGCTACTTCCAGTATAGCAGATAATAATGGAGATATTTTACGGAAATCTATAAGACCGTGGGAACTGCTGTCTTTAATTCAAGGTAAGAAAGTCGCATTGGTTTTCGGTAGAGAAAGCGTTGGTCTAACTAGAGAAGAGATATTTAAGTGTGATTTTCTCCTTTATATTCCAGCGAATCCTAGTTATCCCGTTCTTAATCTTTCTCATGCTGTTGGCATAGTATTATATGAAATTTGGAAAAATAGAGAATTATTGAATAATCCCCAGACTTCTACAATTTCTGATCAATCGATAAAATTAATAGATAAATATGCCGAAATTCTCTATAAAATGCTTAAAAGATCTGATGATGATTATAAGATGTATATAGCACTAAAGCGTGCCATTATAAAGGGAGTAAAGGATGAGGAAGAGGCTAGGGTCATTGTGCATTTTTTGAGAAAACTTTATACCAGAATAATCCACAATGAAAAAGAGATGAATAATGTCAGCTAA
- the ahcY gene encoding adenosylhomocysteinase — protein sequence MSYKIKDLSLASEGKKQIEWAERHMPTLMEIRRRFEAEKPLKGINISAVLHVTKETAALVKTLKMGGANVALAGSNPLSTQDDVAAALVEEGISVFAWKGENETEYYSNIESIVKIHEPNIVMDDGADLHVYIHEKVSSKLDIYGGTEETTTGVIRLKAMEKDGVLKYPLIAVNNAYTKYLFDNRYGTGQSAIDGILRATNILIAGKIAVVAGYGWVGRGIANRLRGMGARVIVTEVDPIRALEAVMDGFDVMPIAEASKVGDIFVTATGNTKAIRVEHMLNMKDGAILSNAGHFNVEVDVKGLKETAVKVRNIRPYVDEYTLPNGKKVYLLADGRLVNLAAAEGHPSEVMDMSFANQGLAVEYLVKNRGKLEKKVYNMPMELDYEVARIKLKSMGIQIDELTEEQKEYLEQWKSGT from the coding sequence ATGAGCTACAAAATAAAAGACCTTTCTCTCGCAAGTGAGGGAAAAAAGCAAATAGAATGGGCAGAAAGACACATGCCAACATTGATGGAAATAAGGAGGAGATTTGAAGCTGAAAAACCACTAAAAGGTATTAACATATCAGCAGTACTTCACGTTACCAAGGAAACAGCAGCACTAGTTAAAACCCTTAAAATGGGTGGAGCTAACGTTGCTTTAGCTGGAAGTAATCCACTTTCAACTCAAGATGATGTAGCAGCAGCCTTAGTAGAGGAAGGAATCTCAGTATTCGCATGGAAAGGAGAAAATGAGACAGAATACTATTCCAATATTGAAAGTATTGTAAAGATTCACGAGCCAAATATTGTAATGGATGATGGTGCTGATTTACACGTTTACATTCATGAAAAGGTAAGTTCTAAACTTGATATTTATGGCGGAACTGAAGAAACCACAACTGGTGTTATTAGACTTAAGGCAATGGAGAAGGACGGTGTCCTTAAGTATCCTCTCATCGCAGTAAACAACGCATATACCAAGTACCTTTTCGATAACAGATATGGAACTGGACAAAGTGCCATAGATGGAATACTTAGGGCTACAAACATTCTAATTGCAGGGAAAATCGCAGTTGTAGCTGGATATGGATGGGTAGGTAGGGGAATAGCTAATAGATTAAGAGGAATGGGCGCTAGAGTCATAGTAACTGAAGTAGATCCAATAAGAGCGCTTGAAGCAGTAATGGATGGCTTTGACGTTATGCCTATTGCAGAGGCCTCAAAGGTAGGTGACATATTCGTAACAGCTACTGGAAATACAAAGGCTATAAGAGTAGAGCATATGCTCAATATGAAAGATGGCGCAATCTTATCTAACGCAGGACACTTTAACGTAGAGGTGGACGTAAAAGGGTTAAAGGAGACTGCAGTTAAGGTAAGAAATATAAGACCTTATGTTGATGAGTATACTTTACCTAACGGTAAGAAAGTTTACTTACTAGCAGATGGTAGGTTAGTAAATTTAGCTGCAGCAGAGGGTCATCCTAGTGAAGTAATGGATATGAGCTTTGCAAATCAAGGTTTAGCCGTAGAATACCTAGTTAAGAATAGAGGAAAATTAGAGAAGAAAGTGTATAATATGCCAATGGAATTGGATTACGAAGTGGCTAGAATAAAGTTGAAATCCATGGGTATTCAAATTGACGAGTTGACGGAGGAGCAAAAAGAGTACTTGGAACAATGGAAATCAGGGACCTAA
- a CDS encoding DNA-directed RNA polymerase subunit F, whose protein sequence is MSSVYIVEEHYIPYSVAKKLLSDVIKSGSSSNLLQRTYDYLNSVEKCDAESAQKVVEELSSIISREDVRAVLASICPITPDEVRSILIMDSNRTYTSEDIQKIIDIIRKYIKS, encoded by the coding sequence TTGTCATCTGTATACATAGTTGAGGAGCACTATATTCCTTACTCAGTGGCGAAAAAATTACTAAGTGATGTAATTAAATCTGGGAGTTCATCTAATTTATTACAAAGGACTTATGATTATTTAAATAGTGTAGAGAAATGTGATGCTGAGTCCGCACAGAAGGTTGTTGAAGAGTTGAGCAGTATTATAAGTAGGGAAGATGTTAGAGCGGTTTTAGCTAGTATTTGCCCTATTACACCTGACGAGGTAAGGAGTATTTTGATAATGGACAGTAATAGGACATATACTTCTGAGGACATACAAAAAATAATTGATATAATTAGGAAATACATTAAGAGTTGA
- a CDS encoding 30S ribosomal protein S3ae translates to MSAKGGAIKDKWKMKKWYSIIAPKVFGEVSLGSTPAYDVTQTIGRRVETTLYDLTGDFSQVYVHLYFKIISNEGDRLITRFVGHELSRDYLRSLIRRKSSKVNSVFDVTTKDGYVVRVKGLVLTTYKCHQSQKTAIRKIINETISKKASELTFDDFTQEVVFGRLANEIFEATKKIYPLRKAEIEKTKVLKVPENLGKQVESSSVSGG, encoded by the coding sequence ATGTCAGCTAAAGGAGGGGCAATCAAGGATAAGTGGAAAATGAAGAAATGGTATAGTATAATTGCACCTAAAGTTTTTGGAGAGGTTTCCTTAGGTTCTACACCAGCCTACGATGTGACTCAAACCATAGGGAGAAGAGTTGAGACAACTTTATATGATCTCACTGGTGATTTCAGCCAAGTTTACGTTCACTTATACTTTAAGATTATAAGCAATGAAGGGGACAGATTGATTACGAGATTTGTTGGACATGAGCTCTCGAGAGATTACTTAAGATCATTAATTAGGAGAAAGAGCTCTAAAGTAAACAGCGTATTTGATGTTACTACTAAGGATGGTTATGTAGTAAGGGTTAAGGGATTAGTTCTAACTACGTATAAATGTCATCAATCTCAAAAAACTGCGATTAGAAAAATAATTAATGAGACCATATCCAAAAAAGCTAGTGAACTTACCTTTGATGATTTTACACAAGAGGTAGTGTTTGGGAGACTAGCTAATGAAATATTTGAGGCAACAAAGAAGATATACCCACTAAGGAAGGCTGAAATAGAAAAAACTAAAGTGCTAAAAGTGCCAGAAAATTTAGGTAAACAAGTTGAAAGCAGTAGTGTTAGCGGCGGGTAA